Proteins encoded in a region of the Diabrotica undecimpunctata isolate CICGRU chromosome 10, icDiaUnde3, whole genome shotgun sequence genome:
- the LOC140451722 gene encoding uncharacterized protein → MGYASKRILIIGMVSHLGTLGKETIVKLFERVVEESLKIKSKVLLIVYLGVLPTIEFKKYDGSIKGWLAFWVQFKKIHEDESIDCHDKIEYLIQATVPGSRARQLVESYPAMADNYSKIMESMQSRFGREDLQIEVYIRELLKLILSKSVSKQKIDIRVSKLYDSIETQLRALETLGITSDKCSAMLFPLIESCLPQELLRVWQRSTNIDCRGGTLENRLKLLMTFLRNEVENEQRIALAAEGFGLS, encoded by the exons ATGGGTTATGCAAGTAAAAGGATATTGATTATCGGAATGGTGTCTCATCTGGGAACATTAGGAAAAGAGACCATAGTAAAGTTGTTTGAAAGAGTAGTTGAAGAAAGTTTGAAGATTAAATCTAAAGTGTTGTTAATAGTATATTTGGGAGT ATTACCTactattgaatttaaaaaatatgatggCAGTATTAAAGGTTGGTTGGCATTCTGGGTACAATTCAAAAAGATTCATGAGGATGAGTCTATTGATTGCCATGATAAGATAGAATATTTAATTCAAGCCACAGTACCAGGTAGTAGAGCACGTCAACTAGTAGAGAGCTATCCAGCTATGGCTGACAATTATAGTAAAATTATGGAAAGTATGCAAAGCAGGTTTGGCAGAGAAGACTTACAGATAGAAGTATACATTAGAGAGTTACTAAAACTCATTTTGAGTAAGTCTGTATCTAAACAAAAGATTGATATACGAGTATCTAAACTGTATGACAGCATTGAAACTCAACTGCGAGCACTGGAGACATTAGGTATCACATCTGACAAGTGTTCAGCAATGCTCTTTCCATTAATCGAATCTTGTTTACCTCAGGAATTGCTTAGGGTATGGCAACGCTCCACAAATATTGACTGTAGAGGTGGGACATTGGAAAACAGGTTGAAACTGTTGATGACTTTTCTCAGAAATGAAGTAGAGAATGAACAAAGAATTGCTTTAGCTGCTGAAGGTTTTGGATTGTCCTAA